A segment of the Frankineae bacterium MT45 genome:
CACTCTTCCTGCTGATCGCGACCGTTGTCGCCGGCATCAGCCTCCTCACTTTCGGCGCCAGCAGTGCCTCGGCCACGACCGTCACCCATCCGGTCACTGCGGTGGCTGCCGTGGCACCGCTCGCTGCGCCGCTCGCGCAGCCTGTGGCCGCCCCGCGTGTCGTGGCCGCCGCCGCGCCTCTGGCCGTGGCCGCCACACCAGCGGCACCGGCCGGCCCGAAGTCACCGACCGGACCGACGACCATCGACGTCGGTGGCAACACCAAGCCGAGCACCTCGATCACCATCCTGCTGCTGCTCACCGTCATCTCGGTGGCGCCGTCACTGCTGCTGATGATGACCAGCTTCACCAAGATCTTCGTGGTCCTTTCGCTGACCCGCAACGCCCTCGGCCTGCAGACCGTCCCGCCGAACCAGGTGCTGGCCGGACTCTCCTTGTTTCTCAGCATGTTCGTCATGGGTCCGGTGCTCAGCAAGGTCAACCAGCTGGGTATCCAGCCCTACATCCACGGCACCAAAAACCAGCAGACCGCCTTCCACGACGGCATGGAGCCGCTGCGTGTCTTCATGACGGCCCACACCCGGCCGGAGGAGATCGCGCTGATGCTGCGGGCGGCGAAGTTGCCGAACCCGGAGAAGATCTCCGACGTTGGGCTGACGACCTTGATCCCAGCCTTCGTGCTGTCGGAACTGCGCTCGGCGATGATCATCGGGTTCGTCATCTTCATCCCGTTCCTGGTGATCGACCTCGTCGTCTCCTCCTCGCTGATGTCGCTCGGCATGATGATGCTGCCGCCGGTCTCGGTCTCGCTTCCCTTTAAATTGCTGCTCTTCGTCCTCGTCGACGGCTGGGGCCTGATCATCACCGCGCTCGTCCAGAGCTACAACACCAGTTAGCGACGCTCAATCGCCCGTCGCACCGCGTGTACCCCGACCAACCGTCCCTACCGTCGAACCAAGAGGTGAATCTGAGATGACTGACACCGCGATCGTCAGCCTGGCCATGAAGGTCATGATCATTACGGCTGAACTGGCCGCGCCCGCCCTCGTCACCTCGCTGTTGATCGGCTTCGCCGTGTCTCTGTTCCAGTCGGCGACCCAGATCCAGGAGTTCACGCTCTCGTTCGTGCCGAAGGCGCTCGGCGTCGGTATCGCTCTGCTGCTCTCGGGGCGCTGGATGATGCACGCGATGGTGACCTTCACGCACCAGCTCTTCGCGCAGATTCCCTCTCTGCTGCACTGATCTGATCGCCTGAAAAACCATGGACGTCCAAATCGCGACTGCGAACCTGCTGGCATTGCTGCTGGTGTCGCTTCGCGTGCTCGGTTGGACGATCTTCGCCCCTCCGCTGGCCACCAGTGGAGTGCCCCGCACGGTGCAGGTAATGCTCTCGGTCGCCATCGGGCTGGCGCTCTCGCCGAGCCAGGTTAAGCACGTCCCGCCGGTCGTCGACGCCTGGACAATCGTAGGGATCGGCGTGGAGCAGATCTTCATCGGGGTCGGGCTCGGATTCATGTGCCGTCTCGTCTTCACCGCGATCGAGGCGGCCGGCGGGCTCATCGACATGGCCGGTGGATTCTCGCTCTCCGCCGGCTACGACCCGCTCATGCAGAATCAGAGCGCGGTCTTCGCCCGGTTTCACGCGCTTCTCGCCTCGACGCTCATCTTCGCCTCGAGCGCACACCTCTTCCTGCTGCAGGGGTTCATGCGCACCTTCGACACGCTGCCCCTGGACGGGTCGCTCTCGATGCCGAAGCTCAGCGCGTCGCTCATCCATGGCGTGACGAACATGTTCGTCGGGGCGCTGCAGATCGCCGGACCGCTGCTGGTGGTTCTCTTCATCGCAGACCTCGGGCTGGGGCTGCTGAACCGCATCGCGCCGCAGCTCAACGCCTTCGCCCTCAGCTTCCCGCTGAAGATTGGCCTGACGCTCTCGCTGATCGGCTTCACCTTCCTGCTGCTGCCGCAGGTGGTCGCCCACCTGACCACGACGGCGACTGATCTGGTGAGGGTGGTGACCGGCTAGTGCCAGACAAGTCTTCAGAGGAGAGAACCGAACAGGCGACTCCTAAACAGAAGAAGAAGGCCAGACGCGAAGGTCAGATCGGCAATACCCCCGAGTTCGGCTCCTGGATCGGGCTGATGGTGGCCAGCTTCGTGCTGCCGCATGTCGCTGAATCGCTCATGAATACCAGCAAGATCGCGTTGCTGCAGACCTCGGACGTGATCCAGGATCCGCAGGTGAGCCAGGTGCTGGCGATCGCCCGCGACACCGCGAAGAGCGGGATGATGGCCGTGCTGCCGCTGGCGCTGACCTTCATGGTCGTCTCCATCATTTCGGTGGGTTCGCAGGGTGGCATCCACTTCGCACCGAAGGCGCTGGCTCCGAAGTTCTCCCGACTGAACCCGCTCGCGGGTATCAAGCGCATGTTCGGCCCGCATGGATGGTGGGCGGCGCTGAAGGCGCTGCTGAAGACCACGGTCGTCGGCGTCGTCGTCTATCTCTCCGTGCGGAATCTGATTCCGACGCTGATCGGGGCGGGGTCGCTCTCGCTCGACACGCTCGTCTCGACTGCCATCTCGATGGCGCTGCGGGTCATGCGGGTCGCCGCCGCGGCCGGCATCCTGATGGCCGTCGCTGACTACATCGTGGTGCGCCGGCGCAACAACAAATCGTTGAAGATGACGAAGCAGCAGGTCAAGGAAGAGAACAAGAGCGCCGACGGTAACCCGCAGCTCAAGAGCGCCATCCGGTCGAAGCAGATCGCGATGAGCCGCAACCGGATGATGGCCGCTGTCGCCAGCGCCGACGTTGTGATCGTGAACCCGACTCACGTCGCGGTGGCCCTCAAGTACGACGCCGAGAAGGGCGCGCCCCGGGTGGTCGCGATGGGCGCGGACTACGTGGCCGCCCGCATCCGTGAGCAGGCCGAGAAACACCGAGTTCCGATGGTCGCCGACATCCCACTGGCGCGGACGCTCTTCCAGACCTGCAAGATCGGCGGCGAGATCCCACCTGATCTGTATAAGGCGGTGGCCACTGTGCTCGCCTTCATCATGACCTTGAAGCGGCGCGGTTCTGCTGCGGGTACCCACACGGTTCGCCCGCTCGCCGTGCGCTAGCTGTCGCCTACTTTGCGCCTAGCGTTGCTGAGGTTGCGCGCGTTGTCAGCGTCCGTCATTCTCTTGGCATGACCCGACCGGCGACGATCCGCCGACGCGCTCTTGCGGAGCTAGTCGCTGCGCTCTTCCTGGTCTGCGCCGGAGGCGTCGTACTGAGCTACTGGATGATCGGTGATCAGTCCTTTCCGGGTGGCAAGGACCACGACTTTGGCCCATACCAGGTCGATGCCAACCTGCTTCAGGCCTTGGGTGTCGTGGCTGTGCTTGGTTCGGCGTACGGCCTTATCACCGTGGTCTGCCGCGTCTGGCGGCGGGCGTACTCAACGGCATGGGTCTTCGTCGCGCTCGCCCTGATAGCCGCGGGCGCCGCGACCGGCTACTTCTGGAGGCAGGCGACCGCCGCCGTCGACGGGGCGAACATCGGTGCCGGCATGCTGTTCATTCTCGCGGCCTTCGTGTGGTCTATCGCCGCGGCCGTGCTCATCGTGGCAGTCGGTCTGCAGTTCCGGCTGAGCCACCGACAGGCCAGCCCGCGCTCCGGAGCGGCGAAGTAGGCCGAAGTCCCTGTTTTTATCTGCTTTTCCTCGCGATTGTTCTGCCGTTCAAGATTTTCTGTCGTAGCTCACTTGTACGATTAGCGGTATGGAGGGAACACCCGGCGACTTCGCGAACGAGGGCGCAGATTCAGACCTGCGTCGTCCGTCGTTTGCGGATGCGGTGATGTCCCCTGACAGTGTCGCGGCGTGGTTGGCGGTGCATGAACCGGGCCCGGAGACCTCGGCTTTGCTGGGGGTGTTGGACCCGGAGCGGTTGAGTCATGTCGGTCGGGTGGACATGTTGATCGCGGTCCGCCGGCAGCAGGCCTGGTTCGCCGCGACCGAAGCCTCGTTGTTGGCCTCGATCAGCGATCATGCCGAGGAGTTGGCCCCGGACCCGCAGCTGGCCTGGGAAGCCGCGGAGGCGGACGTCTCGTGTGCGTTGCAGATCCCCTCGACCCGGGCATCGTGGGCACTGTTCCATGCCAGCACGTTGGTGCAACGCATCCCGACCACCCACCAGTTGCTGGCCGAGGGGCGGACCACAGCGCGGCACGCGATGACCCTCGTCGGCGCCGTCACCAACATCCCCGAACCCGACATCGCCGCTCGGGTCGAGGCGGCGGTGCTGCCGAAAGTGGAGCATCAGACCCCGGCCCAGTTCACCACCACCGTCCGCCGCGCCGTCGCGAAGCACAACCCCAAAACGGAGACGGCTAAGCACCACGACGCAGTCGCCGAACGGCGGGTCGCCCGGTTCCCCCATGATGACGGGATGGCCGCGATCTGGGCCTACCTCCCCGCCGACGCCGCCGATGCGGTGATGGTCGCGGTCAACGCCGTCGCTGACCAGTCGAAAGCTGAGTCTGCGGATGATGAGCGGTCGGCGGATCAGCGCCGCGCCGACGCATTCCTGACCATCGCCCTACAGGCGCTCAATGACCCGACGTTGCCGAAAGCCCACGGCATGCGGCCCAGCGTCCAAGTCACCATCGCCGCGACCACACTGCTCGCGCTTGATGAGTTGCCGGGTGAGTTGGACGGGTACGGCCCGATCCCCGCCGCCCTGGCCCGCAAGATCGCCGCCGACCCGACCGGAACCTGGCGCAGACTGGTCACCGACCCGGTCACCGGCACCCTCCTCGACTACGGCCGCACCACCTACAAGCCGCCACGCAACCTGGCCGACCACGTCATCACCCGCGACCAAACCTGCGCGTTCCCGACCTGCTCACGCGCGGCCCGCAACTGCGACCTCGACCACCGGATGCCCTACCCCGCCGGAGCGACCAGCGCCGCGAATCTCAACGCCCTATGCCGAAAGCACCACCGACTCAAACACCACCTCGGCTGGAAGATCACCCACAAAGACACCACCGGCACCCACCACTGGACCACCAAAACCAGACACCACTACCAATCCACCACCCCACCGGTCAGCGACCCCGACCCACCACCGGACCCCTGACCGAGACCGAACCGGTCCGCCAACCGAACCCGTCGAGCCGATCGAAGCTCCCGCACCCAGCTCGCCCGGGCCGGCTCAACGGACCCCGGGAACGGCTGATCCCTGAGCTCGATCACGTCCGCTCGAGCGATCAATCAGCCTGCTCCGCTCAACTTCACAGGTCTCCGGCCGATGGGAGGGCCAGCAGGTTTGACCGCTCGAAGGAGAGCTGAACAGTGCAGCCACTGAAGATCGTCGGTTGGGCGCAGAATGGCGCCGGCCAGGGGTACTACCGCATCGCGATGCCGATGTGGGCCCTCGGCATCGCCGGACATCAGACCGTCTCGATTGATCGGGGCACCACCGGGATCAGCCCTGACATCGACGTCGTCGTCGGCCAGATGGTCTCCGACGATGCCCGCGACGCGATCTGGCACGAGATGGCGGCTCGAAGCGATCGCAATTTCGCGATGATCTTCGAGATCGACGACGACCCGTGGGCGATCAACGCCGACAATCCGGCCCGTGACTACTACACGCCCGAGCGTCTGCGCATGATGGCCCGCAACATCGCCCTCTCCGACGCGGTGACGGTGAGCACGCCCCGGCTGGCTGAGGTCGTCGGCCAGTACAACCCGAACGTCTACGTACTCCCCAACTGCATCGATGCGTCGCTGATCTTCATGCAGCGCCCCCCGACCCGCAACCTCACTGTGGGCTGGGCCGGCGGCAGCGCCCACCGCGAGGACTTCGCCAGCGTCAGCAAGGAACTGCGCCAGTTCTTCCGGCGCAACACCAAGGTCGAGTCGCACTTGATGGGCAGTCGCTTCGCCGGGCTGATCGGGCGCCCCCGGGACCGCTTCACGTCCTGGTCGGCCAACCCGGAGGAGTTCTTCCCCAAGATCGACTTCGACATCGCCATCGCACCCCTGGCCCACAACGACTTCAATCGGGCCAAAAGCGACCTGAAGTTCATCGAATACGCGGCCCTCGGGATTCCGACGGTGGCCACCGACTTCGGCCCGTACGCCGACACCGTCCAGCATGGCGTCACCGGATTTCTGGCCAAGAGCCAGCGGGACTGGAGCCTGTACCTGCAGGCCCTGGTCAACGACGCGGCGCTCCGCGCGGAAATCGGATCAAATGCCCGTAAATGGGCCACCACTCGGACTATCCACGCCAACTACGGCCGATGGGAAGCCGTGTACCGCGAGGTCCTCGCGAACCTGCGCGGTAGCGAGCTGGCAGACAACCCGGTCGAGGCCGGCGCAGAGGTATTTGCGAAATAGCTCAGGTCGGGGCTGAACCTACCGATCAGATCATTGCCAGGATGGCGAAACCAGGACTCGGACGTCCAATGCACCACATTTGTCCGTAGTGAACCTGACCGCCGACCATCCTGAGGACTCAGTGACAACTCCGAAGCCGAAAGCCCCGCGCGCGAGCCTGAACCAGCTCGCTGTGCCGGTCGGTGTCGTCGGCATCGTCGTCATGATGGTTGTCCCCATCCCGACCTTCCTGCTCGACATGCTCATCGCGCTGAACATCACCGGCGCCGTGCTGGTCGTGCTCGTCTCGATGTACGTCAGCCGCCCGCTGGAGTTCTCCAGCTTCCCGTCGCTGCTGCTCGTCGCCACCCTCTTCCGTCTCGCGCTGAATATCTCGGCCACCAGACTCGTGCTCTCGCACGGCTTCGCCGGCAACGTCATCAACTCCTTTGGGCATTTCGTCATCGGCGGCTCACTCGTCGTCGGGTTGGTGATCTTCGCGATCCTGCTGGTCATCCAATTCGTCGTCATCACCAACGGTGCCGCCCGCGTCGCCGAGGTCGGGGCCCGCTTCACCCTCGACGCCATGCCCGGTAAGCAGATGGCGATCGACGCCGACCTCAACTCGGGTCTGATCAACGACAAGCAGGCGCGTATCCGCCGCCGCGAGGTTGCCGCCGAGGCCGACTTCTACGGTGCGATGGACGGTGCCTCCCGCTTCGTCAAGGGTGACGCGATCGCCGCCGTGCTGATCACGTTCATCAACCTCATCGGCGGCTTCGCGATCGGCGTGCTGACCAAGCACATGCCGATCAGCGAGGCCCTCAACTCCTACAGCCTGATGAGCGTCGGCGACGGCCTCGTCTCGCAGATCCCCGCGCTTCTGCTCTCCGTCTCCACCGGCCTCATCGTCACCCGGGCCAGCGACTCCGATGACATGTCGTCGGTGGTCACCCGCCAGCTCGGCAGCCAGCTCAAGGCGCTGCAGATCGCCGGCGGCGCGGCCATCGCGCTCTGCCTGGTGCCCGGCCTGCCGAAGCTGCCCTTCCTCATCATCGGCGGCGGAATCCTCATCATCGCCAGCCGGGTCAAGCAGAACGGCCCAGCCAAGTCCGAGGAAGCGGAGGCCGAAGCCGAGGCAGTCGCCGCGGCCGAGTCGCCGGACACGCCGGAGGCGCTCCTCTCCCAGATCATGGTCGAGCCGCTGGAGCTCATGCTCTCGCCCGACCTCATCTCGCTTGTCGACGGGGCCGGCGCCGACCTGCTCGACCGGGTCCGCTCGCTGCGCCGCAGTCTGGCTCAGGAACTCGGTGTCGTCATGCCGCCGGTACGGACCCGCGACAGCCTGGACCTTCCGCACGCCACCTACGCGATCCGCATCAACGGCGTCGAGATCGCGCGCGGCCAGGCCCCGACCGGCACCGTGCTGGCCATCGGCGACGACCTCGACGGGCTACCCGGGCAGATCGGTCACGAGCCCGTCTTCGGCCTCGAGGGCAAGTGGGTTCCGGTCGAACTCCGCGGCCAGGCCGAACTCCTCGGCGCCACCGTCGTCGACCGCTCGTCCGTGATCATCACGCACCTCTCCGAGGCCGTCCGCCGCAACGCCAGCCGCCTGCTCGGCCGCGAAGAGGTCGCCCTGGCCACGAAGTCACTCAAGAAGAGCCACCCGACGGTGGTCGAGGACCTCACCCCGGCACTGCTCACGCTCGCCGAGATTCAGCGGGTGCTCCACGCGCTGCTCGACGAGGGCATCCCGATCCGCGACCTGGTCCGCATCTTCGAAGCGCTGGCGCTCGCTGCCAAGGGTGGCACCGAACCTGACCGGCTCATCGAGGCGGCTCGCAATGCGCTGGCCCCGGCGATCGTCGCCGAGCACACCGTCGACGGGCATCTCGACGTCCTCACCCTCGACCCACAGTTGCAGCAGACGGTCATGGAGTCGCTGCGCCCGGGTGACGGTGGTCCCCAGCTGGTACTGCCGGCGGACCTGGCCGAGTCGTTCGTGGCGATGACCCGTCAGCGCTTCACCGAGGCGACCTCCCGGGGACGCCGTCCGGTGCTGGTCTGCGCGCCTCAGCTTCGCCTTCCGCTGCGCCGCCTGCTGCGGATGACCGTCCCTGAAATGCCCATCCTTTCCTACTCAGATATATCCGCGGGCACCGCTCGCATCGACACAGTTGGAGTGATTGAAGATGTCCGCAACGCTGTACTCTGAGGGCTCGGATCTCAACGCGGTTATCGCTGAGATCGGCCAGCGGCACGCCGGCGCGGCTACCGTCGTGTCCCTCGAGGAGCACCGTCAGGGTGGCGTCCTCGGGTTCTTCGCGCGTAAGGCCTACGGCATCACCTACGAGGTCGACGACACCGTGGAGGCCGAGGAGCTCGCAGCGGAGGAGACGGTCACCGTCACCGCGGGTCCGGCCACCGCCAACCCGGCCAACACCGCCGACAGCCTGGACGAGCTCCTGGAGATTGCCGAGCAGACCGAGCGTTCACTCGAGGCCGCGCGCCGTCCGGCCGCCCTCGCCGCGCCGGCCCAGGCTGCGATCGGGTCACTCCCCGCGGCCCCGGTCGTCGACACGACGAACACCGACGAGCCCGACTTCGCCGCCACGTTGCAGGCGATCGCCGCGGCTCGCGAGGCCGCCCGCGAATCCGGACGTGACGGCCGGCGCCCGCGCCACTACGCCCCCGACGACGCGGCGGCGCAGCCGACGGTCGAGGCCCCGGCTCCGGCCGACACGGTCGAGACGATCGAGGTTGCAACGGCCGCCGCTGACACCGGCATGTCGGCCGAGAGTGCACAGTGGATTGCTCAGCAGGCCGAGGCCAAGCGGGTCGAGGCAATGCTGATGGAGGCCCAGCGCGCTCACGCCGAGCGGGCCGAGGCCCAGCGGGCCGAAGAGGCGCGACTCGAGGCTGCTCGCGCCGAGGCTGCTCGTATCGAGGCTGCTCGCGTCGAGGCTGCTCGCGTCGAGGCGGCCCGTGCCGAAGCTGCTCGCGTCGAGGCTGAGAAGCGTGAAGCCGAGAAGCGTGAAGCCGCCCTTCTCGAGGCTGCTCGTATCGAAGCGGCTCGTATCGAAGCGGCTCGTATCGAAGCTGCCCGCGTCGAAGCTGAGCGTGTCGAAGCTGAGCGTGTTGCGGCTGAGAAGCGCGAAGCCGAGAAGCGCGAGATCATGCGCGCCGCCGCTGAGAAGCTCGCGGCCGAGAAGCTGGCCGCCGAGGTGGCCGCCGCCGAGCAGGAGGCGGCTGAGCGAGCCGCCGCCGAGCTCTTCCAGCAGCAGCTGCACGAGGCCGCGCTCATCGAGGCCGACCGGGTCGAGGCATCTCGCATCGAGGCCGAGCGCATCGAAGCCGACCGGGCCGCTGCCGCCCGGATCGCCGCCCAGAAGCTGGAGGCCGAGCGCATCGAGGCGGTCCAGCGGGCCGAGGCCCAGCGCATCGAGGCCGCTCGCATCAACGCTGCCCGCATGCAGCTCGCCCGCGACGAGAAGCTGCGCAACGCAACCGAGTCCGCGGCGAAGAGCGCTCCGGCGTTCGAGCCGCTGCACCCCCGGGTCGCCCCGGCGACCGCTCAGATCATTCCGGCCATCGGAGCAGAGACGACGGCCATCCCCGAGCCGGCTGTCACCCCGGTCGACGAGAAGGTTAGCGAGCCGAAGATGGGCATGTACAAGCACGAGAAGAAGAAGGGCAAGAAGAACAAGGCCCTCCGGCGCGGCGCGGCCATGATGCAGGCGTCGCAGCACCTCGGTGCGGCCGCGGCCAGTGCCGAGACGCCCATGATGACCCCAGTTGTTGAAGCTCCGGCAGTCGCGGCGCCGGCCGCCGAGATGCCAGTCGTCGAGATGCCCGTCGTCGAAGCGCCGGCCGCGCAGGTCCCCGTCGTTGAGGAGGCCCCCCTCGCCCCGGTCGCTCACGTTGAGGCTGCCGTCGTCGAGACGCCGACCGTCGAGACGCCGATCGTCGTGGCAGACCCGGTTGAGTCGACCGTCGTCGCCGAACCGGCCACCAACTTCATCGAACCCAGCATCATCGAGATCGCTGAAGAGCAGGTTCCCGCAGCGCAGGCGCTCGTCACCGAGTCCGTGCCTGTGGAGGCCACCGTCGAAATCGAGGCCGATGTCGTGACTGAGGTCGACATCGTCATCGAGGTCGAGACGCAGAACATCTCGGAGAACACGGCGGAAACCGTCGCCGAGGTCACTGCGGAAGAGGTAAGTGTCGAGACCGTTGCCGACGTCGTTGCTGAGGTCGACGTCGTCAACGGGACCGTCATCGACATCAACCGCGTCGAGCTGCGTCACGCCGCCCCCGAGCCCGAGACGCCGGAGGAGCCAACCGAGGCACCGGCACCCGAGGTGGCCCCCATCGTCGACGACTGCGGCGACACCGCCAGCCAGCTGCGCGAGCTCGGCGTCCCGACCGAGATGCTCAACTCCGTCACCAGCCAGGACGTCTACCGCGCCGTCCGGCAGCTCTCGCTGGCACTGGCCGCCGCGCCGACCCCGCCCAGCGGTGCC
Coding sequences within it:
- a CDS encoding flagellar biosynthetic protein FliP, with amino-acid sequence MKAPLRTLLRALFLLIATVVAGISLLTFGASSASATTVTHPVTAVAAVAPLAAPLAQPVAAPRVVAAAAPLAVAATPAAPAGPKSPTGPTTIDVGGNTKPSTSITILLLLTVISVAPSLLLMMTSFTKIFVVLSLTRNALGLQTVPPNQVLAGLSLFLSMFVMGPVLSKVNQLGIQPYIHGTKNQQTAFHDGMEPLRVFMTAHTRPEEIALMLRAAKLPNPEKISDVGLTTLIPAFVLSELRSAMIIGFVIFIPFLVIDLVVSSSLMSLGMMMLPPVSVSLPFKLLLFVLVDGWGLIITALVQSYNTS
- a CDS encoding flagellar biosynthetic protein FliQ, yielding MTDTAIVSLAMKVMIITAELAAPALVTSLLIGFAVSLFQSATQIQEFTLSFVPKALGVGIALLLSGRWMMHAMVTFTHQLFAQIPSLLH
- a CDS encoding flagellar biosynthetic protein FliR; translated protein: MDVQIATANLLALLLVSLRVLGWTIFAPPLATSGVPRTVQVMLSVAIGLALSPSQVKHVPPVVDAWTIVGIGVEQIFIGVGLGFMCRLVFTAIEAAGGLIDMAGGFSLSAGYDPLMQNQSAVFARFHALLASTLIFASSAHLFLLQGFMRTFDTLPLDGSLSMPKLSASLIHGVTNMFVGALQIAGPLLVVLFIADLGLGLLNRIAPQLNAFALSFPLKIGLTLSLIGFTFLLLPQVVAHLTTTATDLVRVVTG
- a CDS encoding flagellar biosynthetic protein FlhB; this encodes MPDKSSEERTEQATPKQKKKARREGQIGNTPEFGSWIGLMVASFVLPHVAESLMNTSKIALLQTSDVIQDPQVSQVLAIARDTAKSGMMAVLPLALTFMVVSIISVGSQGGIHFAPKALAPKFSRLNPLAGIKRMFGPHGWWAALKALLKTTVVGVVVYLSVRNLIPTLIGAGSLSLDTLVSTAISMALRVMRVAAAAGILMAVADYIVVRRRNNKSLKMTKQQVKEENKSADGNPQLKSAIRSKQIAMSRNRMMAAVASADVVIVNPTHVAVALKYDAEKGAPRVVAMGADYVAARIREQAEKHRVPMVADIPLARTLFQTCKIGGEIPPDLYKAVATVLAFIMTLKRRGSAAGTHTVRPLAVR
- a CDS encoding Glycosyltransferase involved in cell wall bisynthesis, with translation MQPLKIVGWAQNGAGQGYYRIAMPMWALGIAGHQTVSIDRGTTGISPDIDVVVGQMVSDDARDAIWHEMAARSDRNFAMIFEIDDDPWAINADNPARDYYTPERLRMMARNIALSDAVTVSTPRLAEVVGQYNPNVYVLPNCIDASLIFMQRPPTRNLTVGWAGGSAHREDFASVSKELRQFFRRNTKVESHLMGSRFAGLIGRPRDRFTSWSANPEEFFPKIDFDIAIAPLAHNDFNRAKSDLKFIEYAALGIPTVATDFGPYADTVQHGVTGFLAKSQRDWSLYLQALVNDAALRAEIGSNARKWATTRTIHANYGRWEAVYREVLANLRGSELADNPVEAGAEVFAK
- a CDS encoding flagellar biosynthesis protein FlhA produces the protein MTTPKPKAPRASLNQLAVPVGVVGIVVMMVVPIPTFLLDMLIALNITGAVLVVLVSMYVSRPLEFSSFPSLLLVATLFRLALNISATRLVLSHGFAGNVINSFGHFVIGGSLVVGLVIFAILLVIQFVVITNGAARVAEVGARFTLDAMPGKQMAIDADLNSGLINDKQARIRRREVAAEADFYGAMDGASRFVKGDAIAAVLITFINLIGGFAIGVLTKHMPISEALNSYSLMSVGDGLVSQIPALLLSVSTGLIVTRASDSDDMSSVVTRQLGSQLKALQIAGGAAIALCLVPGLPKLPFLIIGGGILIIASRVKQNGPAKSEEAEAEAEAVAAAESPDTPEALLSQIMVEPLELMLSPDLISLVDGAGADLLDRVRSLRRSLAQELGVVMPPVRTRDSLDLPHATYAIRINGVEIARGQAPTGTVLAIGDDLDGLPGQIGHEPVFGLEGKWVPVELRGQAELLGATVVDRSSVIITHLSEAVRRNASRLLGREEVALATKSLKKSHPTVVEDLTPALLTLAEIQRVLHALLDEGIPIRDLVRIFEALALAAKGGTEPDRLIEAARNALAPAIVAEHTVDGHLDVLTLDPQLQQTVMESLRPGDGGPQLVLPADLAESFVAMTRQRFTEATSRGRRPVLVCAPQLRLPLRRLLRMTVPEMPILSYSDISAGTARIDTVGVIEDVRNAVL